From the genome of Deinococcus sp. AJ005, one region includes:
- a CDS encoding M20/M25/M40 family metallo-hydrolase, whose product MNVEAIHDDLKQHFDEDLENIRQFLRQPSISYTGEGIAETAQAVADLIAGLGGEAGVVQMPGHPIVYGELWQDAPKTLLIYGMYDVMPTDEDGWMAEPFGAEIHDLPGLGPSVICRGAVNTKGPLAAFFTAMQSIRRVEGKLPVNLLFAIEGEEEMGSRSFPAFAQEYAEKLKRADAVLFPFFEQDEAGMPSLVLGTKGMLYVELICTGGEWGGPTDRGIHGSYNAWVKSPVWRLTRALASFVDDDENILVDGFFDDVRPLPAREAALLDEQIDAGRFDAGAFREAYAVRQLKDSDDRRAWHRLFSQPQLNIDGLFAGYTGPETKTVLPHQATAKVDVRMVPDMDPDRVLAGLRAHLDKGGFTDIEIKVYNKYPWSKLSLDEPAVQAMIRTYQGLHGELELWPINPGSAPYYVFERLLGLPYVTGGLGHGSRQHSSNEYCTVAGILEFERSMVTFLDEFTRGPAAPQGEEHE is encoded by the coding sequence ATGAACGTTGAAGCCATTCACGACGATTTGAAACAGCATTTCGACGAGGACCTGGAAAATATCCGCCAGTTTCTGCGGCAGCCCAGCATCAGTTATACCGGTGAGGGCATCGCCGAGACCGCGCAGGCGGTGGCCGACTTGATCGCCGGGCTGGGCGGCGAGGCCGGGGTAGTGCAGATGCCGGGACACCCCATCGTGTACGGGGAGTTGTGGCAGGACGCTCCCAAAACGCTGTTGATTTATGGCATGTACGACGTGATGCCCACCGACGAGGACGGCTGGATGGCCGAGCCGTTCGGGGCCGAGATCCACGACCTGCCGGGGCTGGGGCCGAGCGTGATCTGCCGGGGCGCGGTCAACACCAAGGGGCCGCTGGCCGCCTTCTTTACTGCCATGCAGTCCATCAGACGTGTCGAGGGAAAACTGCCTGTCAACCTGCTGTTCGCCATCGAGGGCGAGGAGGAGATGGGCAGCCGCTCGTTTCCCGCCTTCGCCCAGGAGTACGCGGAAAAGCTCAAGCGTGCCGACGCCGTACTATTTCCCTTCTTCGAGCAGGACGAGGCCGGGATGCCCAGTCTGGTGCTGGGAACCAAGGGCATGCTGTACGTCGAGCTGATCTGCACCGGCGGCGAGTGGGGCGGCCCTACCGATCGCGGCATTCACGGCAGCTACAACGCCTGGGTCAAAAGCCCGGTGTGGCGGCTGACCCGTGCCCTCGCCAGTTTTGTGGACGACGACGAGAACATTCTGGTGGACGGGTTTTTCGACGACGTCCGCCCACTCCCGGCAAGAGAGGCAGCTCTGCTTGACGAGCAGATCGACGCTGGCCGCTTTGACGCCGGGGCGTTCCGCGAGGCCTACGCCGTGCGGCAGCTCAAGGACAGCGATGACCGCCGGGCCTGGCACCGCCTGTTCTCGCAGCCGCAGCTCAACATCGACGGTTTGTTCGCGGGGTACACCGGGCCGGAAACCAAGACCGTGCTGCCGCATCAGGCGACGGCCAAGGTGGACGTGCGGATGGTGCCGGACATGGACCCCGACAGGGTGCTGGCCGGACTGCGCGCCCACCTGGACAAAGGAGGTTTCACTGACATCGAGATCAAGGTCTACAACAAGTATCCCTGGTCCAAACTCAGCCTGGATGAACCCGCCGTGCAGGCCATGATCCGCACCTACCAGGGGTTGCACGGCGAACTGGAACTGTGGCCGATCAATCCCGGCAGCGCGCCGTATTACGTCTTCGAGCGCCTGCTGGGCCTGCCGTATGTCACGGGTGGGCTGGGCCACGGCTCGCGGCAGCACTCCAGCAACGAGTACTGCACGGTGGCGGGCATCCTGGAGTTCGAGCGTTCGATGGTCACTTTTCTGGACGAATTCACGCGGGGGCCAGCGGCCCCACAAGGAGAAGAACATGAATAA
- a CDS encoding ABC transporter substrate-binding protein gives MNKTNTRKWLLAGLLMAGGASAKTIVFGLSGEPISLDPSVTADGNTAYVTTQIYNSLISFKPGTVDLQPDLALRWTVSSDSLTWTFYLRQNVKFHDGTPLNAEAVRFNFMRWWDPSNEFGAKKPFLGWKNNLGGFKGEDGSLVKDIKVRNQYAIDIILDKPYPALGSILADSGLFGIASPTAIKKNPAQYGTPAGIAVGTGPFMLKKWTSGVNVDLVRNPNYFRAGLPKSEALLFRFVKDPSSRLNELLTGGVDIAAELLPDQLKAIQSNVKLNAVLRPALNLGYLGLNTSYKPLADVRVRTAIASALNKKAIVETFWTGLGITDGHLLPPPLAKNYAKSVTDYKFDPAAAKKMLADAGYPNGFALDLWYMPVSRPYYPTPKPIAEAMAADLSAIGIKVNLKTEDWAKYLQDRQDGKFQAFMLGFVYVTDPDSAYTYLIAPGSTTDITWNSPEANTALESARKLSNPAQRLPLYQKVDEIMFREAVRIPIVHSRLLVASGVGVKGWIPSPTGSEKLDTVEK, from the coding sequence ATGAATAAGACGAATACACGCAAATGGCTTCTGGCAGGACTCCTGATGGCCGGTGGCGCGTCCGCAAAAACTATCGTGTTCGGGCTGAGCGGTGAACCCATCAGCCTCGATCCCAGCGTGACCGCCGACGGCAACACCGCCTACGTGACCACCCAGATCTACAACAGCCTGATCAGCTTCAAGCCCGGCACCGTGGACCTGCAACCGGATCTGGCGCTGCGCTGGACGGTCAGCAGCGACAGCCTGACCTGGACCTTTTACCTGCGTCAGAACGTCAAATTTCATGATGGTACACCGCTGAATGCTGAGGCCGTGCGTTTCAACTTCATGCGCTGGTGGGACCCCAGCAACGAATTCGGTGCAAAAAAGCCGTTCCTGGGCTGGAAGAACAATCTGGGCGGCTTCAAGGGCGAGGACGGCTCTCTGGTCAAGGACATCAAGGTTCGCAATCAGTACGCCATCGACATCATTCTGGACAAGCCGTATCCCGCGCTGGGTTCGATCCTGGCGGATTCCGGGCTGTTTGGCATCGCTTCTCCCACAGCCATCAAGAAGAATCCAGCGCAGTACGGCACACCTGCGGGCATCGCTGTGGGTACTGGCCCCTTCATGTTGAAGAAGTGGACCAGCGGCGTCAACGTCGATCTCGTTCGCAACCCCAACTACTTCCGCGCCGGTTTGCCGAAGTCCGAGGCGCTGCTCTTCCGCTTCGTCAAGGATCCCAGCAGCCGTCTCAACGAGCTGTTGACCGGTGGGGTGGACATTGCCGCCGAACTGCTGCCCGATCAGCTCAAGGCGATCCAGAGCAACGTCAAGCTGAACGCGGTGCTGCGCCCGGCCCTGAATCTGGGTTACCTGGGCCTGAACACCAGTTACAAGCCGCTGGCCGACGTGCGCGTCCGAACCGCCATCGCCAGCGCCCTGAACAAGAAAGCCATCGTGGAGACCTTCTGGACCGGTCTGGGCATCACCGACGGCCACCTGTTGCCGCCGCCACTCGCCAAGAACTATGCCAAGAGCGTGACCGACTACAAATTTGACCCAGCAGCCGCCAAGAAGATGCTGGCCGACGCGGGTTACCCGAACGGTTTCGCGCTGGACCTGTGGTACATGCCCGTCAGCCGTCCGTACTACCCCACGCCCAAGCCGATCGCCGAGGCAATGGCCGCCGACCTGAGCGCCATCGGCATCAAGGTCAACCTCAAGACCGAGGACTGGGCCAAGTACCTGCAAGACCGCCAGGACGGCAAATTCCAGGCGTTTATGCTCGGCTTCGTGTACGTCACCGATCCCGACAGCGCCTACACCTACCTGATCGCGCCCGGGTCCACCACCGACATCACCTGGAACAGCCCGGAAGCCAACACCGCGCTGGAAAGTGCGCGCAAGCTGTCCAATCCCGCCCAGCGCCTGCCCCTGTACCAGAAGGTGGACGAGATCATGTTCAGGGAAGCCGTGCGCATTCCCATCGTCCATTCGCGCCTGCTCGTCGCCAGCGGCGTCGGCGTCAAGGGCTGGATCCCCAGTCCGACGGGGTCCGAGAAGCTCGACACCGTGGAGAAGTAA
- a CDS encoding dipeptidase gives MTDLKDVQTTQAPMQQKNYSGYKSFSYLEAGKDYPDWPLTPELNRVPSRAPEVTPEQEARVRRLFQEELMISLHDHCFVAPQDLSRFLEFRRWGRDFTGYEGLSVSGLDAVFDNLMNGTAMITSRGGWKWDDTIFDLGMRLSDIAHQEMVVHCKTTEDIVSAKKNGQIAFIVSLEGSAMIENELDRLDILYGLGVRCMGIAYSEGNALGAGLKEPRDGGLTVFGRQAVRRMNQLGIAIDVSHSGDQTALDTIEVSDKPIFITHAGARALWNSNRLKPDDVIRACADKGGVIGIEAAPHTTLTEKHPRHSLESFMEHFEYCVDLVGIDHVAFGPDVLFGDHVGLHHALSEALSIGASRGHLQYEEVEYVDGIESPAEAFPNIVRWLVKHDYSDGDIAKAVGGNVMRVLKEAWCR, from the coding sequence ATGACCGATCTCAAAGATGTCCAGACCACACAGGCTCCCATGCAACAGAAGAACTACAGCGGCTACAAATCCTTTTCGTACCTGGAGGCGGGCAAGGATTACCCCGATTGGCCGCTGACGCCGGAGTTGAACCGCGTGCCCAGCCGCGCGCCCGAAGTCACGCCAGAGCAGGAAGCGCGGGTGCGGCGGCTGTTTCAGGAAGAGCTGATGATCTCGCTGCACGATCACTGCTTTGTGGCCCCGCAGGACCTGTCGCGGTTTCTGGAGTTTCGCCGCTGGGGCCGGGACTTCACCGGCTACGAGGGCCTGAGCGTCTCCGGACTCGACGCCGTGTTCGACAACCTGATGAACGGCACGGCCATGATCACCTCGCGCGGCGGCTGGAAGTGGGACGACACCATCTTTGATCTGGGGATGCGGCTGTCCGACATCGCCCACCAGGAGATGGTGGTGCATTGCAAGACCACCGAAGACATCGTGAGCGCTAAGAAGAACGGCCAGATCGCCTTCATCGTTTCGCTGGAAGGATCGGCGATGATCGAGAACGAGCTGGACCGACTGGACATCCTGTACGGGCTAGGCGTGCGCTGCATGGGCATTGCATACAGCGAGGGCAACGCGCTGGGGGCAGGGCTTAAGGAACCGCGCGACGGCGGCCTGACGGTGTTCGGGCGGCAGGCGGTGCGGCGCATGAATCAGCTCGGCATCGCCATCGACGTGAGCCACAGCGGCGATCAGACTGCGCTGGACACCATTGAGGTCAGCGACAAGCCCATCTTCATCACGCACGCCGGAGCCAGGGCGCTGTGGAACTCCAACCGCCTCAAGCCCGACGACGTGATTCGTGCCTGCGCCGACAAGGGCGGCGTGATCGGTATCGAGGCCGCGCCGCACACCACCCTGACCGAGAAGCACCCGCGCCACAGCCTCGAATCGTTCATGGAGCATTTCGAGTACTGCGTGGATCTGGTGGGCATCGACCATGTGGCGTTTGGGCCGGATGTGCTGTTTGGCGACCACGTGGGCCTGCACCACGCGCTGTCGGAGGCACTGTCCATCGGCGCGTCTCGCGGCCACCTGCAATACGAGGAAGTCGAATACGTGGACGGTATCGAAAGTCCCGCCGAGGCATTTCCCAACATCGTGCGCTGGCTGGTCAAGCACGACTACAGCGACGGCGACATTGCCAAGGCGGTGGGCGGCAACGTGATGCGAGTGCTGAAAGAGGCGTGGTGCCGGTGA
- a CDS encoding alpha/beta fold hydrolase produces the protein MNGVKLVYDDSGASANQKATIVTLHGGPGMSSRNGDWAAFQPLTDEFRLISYDQRGNGQSQGGEPYSHAQFVADLEALRVQLDLGKIIVLGGSYGGFLALEYALAHPQNLQAVILRDTAASNRFQDTSKKRAMDSEFPMDEDSLDRMFSGQMRDDDDFRASFAQIQPLYTVERDPAAEAERLSKIPFRYQTHNWAFSRNQPNYDVVDRLKEIGVPVLVTVGRHDWITPLEASEELAAHLPNGELVVFDHSGHSPQLEEQPLYLQTVREFLVRHLSAVNA, from the coding sequence GTGAATGGCGTCAAGCTTGTCTATGACGACTCCGGGGCCAGCGCAAACCAGAAGGCCACCATCGTCACCCTGCACGGTGGGCCGGGCATGAGCAGCCGCAACGGGGACTGGGCCGCCTTTCAGCCGCTGACCGACGAATTCCGCCTGATTTCCTATGATCAGCGTGGCAACGGCCAGTCGCAGGGCGGCGAGCCGTACTCGCACGCGCAGTTCGTGGCTGATCTGGAGGCGCTACGCGTTCAGTTGGATTTGGGGAAAATCATCGTGCTGGGCGGCAGTTACGGCGGTTTCCTGGCGCTGGAGTACGCGCTGGCGCACCCGCAGAACCTCCAGGCCGTGATTCTGCGCGACACGGCGGCCAGCAACCGATTTCAGGACACCAGCAAGAAGCGGGCGATGGACAGCGAGTTTCCGATGGACGAGGATTCGTTAGACCGGATGTTTTCCGGCCAGATGCGCGACGATGACGACTTCCGGGCCAGCTTCGCGCAGATTCAGCCGCTGTACACCGTGGAGCGTGATCCTGCGGCAGAAGCCGAGCGCCTGTCGAAAATTCCCTTTCGCTACCAGACACACAACTGGGCCTTTTCGCGCAACCAGCCGAATTACGACGTGGTGGACAGACTCAAAGAAATCGGGGTGCCGGTGCTGGTGACGGTGGGCCGCCACGACTGGATCACGCCGCTGGAGGCCAGCGAGGAACTGGCCGCACACCTGCCAAACGGTGAACTGGTGGTCTTCGATCACAGCGGGCATTCGCCGCAGTTGGAAGAACAGCCCCTCTACCTTCAGACCGTGCGCGAGTTCTTGGTCCGTCACCTGTCGGCGGTGAACGCATGA
- a CDS encoding Xaa-Pro peptidase family protein, whose product MTAQPISREERAGRAKTVFDHLESPQDALVLFDDQFIFYYCGFAFFPTERPVALIITREGERILFVPRLEREHAQQMGETERVADYPEFPGQRHPLRQLADLLTELGLDKAAIGVDHDGYPPVMGYDGPALSEALPGATVSRVSRALDHQMALKSPAEVELIRESARWGAHAHHLLQDYTRVGENETEVEARATKEATAAMIAALGDTYRGQNRWMSGAVALYRGQIGVHSALPHAMTTGATFQHGDTLVTGAGAAVWGYISELERTMFVGEASAQQKVFFQHMLNVQDIAFDALRPGRTCADVDMAVRAYYEREGLWDHWRHHVGHSLGQRIHESPFLDIGDMRPLEPGLVLSVEPGLYVPGLGGFRHSDTILITDTGMELLTDYPRDLDSLTLPA is encoded by the coding sequence ATGACCGCCCAGCCGATCAGCCGCGAGGAACGTGCTGGGCGAGCAAAGACCGTTTTCGATCATCTTGAATCGCCGCAAGACGCCCTGGTGCTGTTCGACGATCAGTTCATTTTCTACTACTGTGGTTTTGCTTTCTTCCCCACTGAGCGGCCTGTCGCCCTGATCATCACGCGGGAGGGCGAGCGCATTCTGTTCGTTCCGCGCCTGGAACGCGAACACGCCCAGCAGATGGGCGAGACCGAGCGCGTGGCCGATTACCCGGAATTTCCCGGCCAGCGTCATCCGTTGCGGCAACTGGCCGATCTGCTGACCGAACTGGGGCTGGATAAAGCTGCCATCGGCGTTGATCACGACGGCTATCCGCCCGTCATGGGTTACGACGGCCCGGCGCTGAGCGAGGCGCTGCCAGGAGCCACCGTCAGTCGGGTGTCGCGCGCCCTGGACCACCAGATGGCGCTCAAATCGCCCGCCGAGGTGGAGCTGATCCGCGAAAGCGCCCGCTGGGGCGCACACGCCCATCACCTGCTCCAGGATTACACCCGCGTCGGCGAGAACGAAACCGAAGTCGAGGCCCGCGCCACAAAGGAGGCCACCGCCGCCATGATCGCCGCGCTGGGCGACACCTACCGGGGCCAGAATCGCTGGATGAGCGGCGCGGTGGCACTGTACCGGGGGCAGATCGGCGTCCATAGCGCCCTGCCGCACGCCATGACCACCGGGGCGACGTTCCAGCACGGCGATACCCTCGTTACCGGGGCCGGGGCCGCCGTCTGGGGCTACATCAGCGAGCTGGAGCGCACCATGTTCGTCGGAGAGGCCAGCGCCCAGCAAAAGGTCTTTTTTCAGCACATGCTGAACGTGCAGGACATCGCCTTCGACGCGTTGCGGCCTGGCCGAACCTGTGCGGACGTGGATATGGCGGTGCGGGCGTATTACGAGCGTGAGGGTCTCTGGGACCACTGGCGGCACCACGTCGGCCACAGCCTGGGCCAGCGCATCCACGAAAGTCCTTTTCTGGACATCGGCGACATGCGCCCTCTGGAACCGGGTCTGGTGCTGAGCGTCGAGCCGGGGCTGTACGTGCCGGGGCTGGGTGGCTTCCGGCACTCCGACACCATTCTGATCACGGATACGGGCATGGAGCTGCTGACCGATTACCCGCGCGATCTGGACAGTCTCACTTTGCCTGCCTGA
- a CDS encoding cupin domain-containing protein, with translation MERLTMSESVNVGEFAALSARIGQLSFPAGTVLPPNSHEQDEISFIHSGVLRAVSGGQSYTLRGGDVTLIPAGEVHEAEVLEDVTLSYVLLEKP, from the coding sequence ATGGAACGGCTCACCATGAGCGAGAGTGTCAACGTCGGAGAATTCGCCGCCCTGTCTGCCCGCATCGGCCAGCTCAGTTTTCCCGCAGGAACGGTGCTGCCCCCGAACAGCCATGAGCAGGACGAGATCTCGTTTATTCACAGCGGCGTGCTGCGGGCGGTCAGCGGTGGCCAGAGCTATACCCTGCGCGGCGGCGACGTGACCCTGATCCCGGCGGGGGAAGTTCATGAGGCCGAGGTGCTGGAAGACGTGACCCTCAGCTACGTGCTGCTGGAAAAACCTTGA
- a CDS encoding ABC transporter permease, with translation MTGGWLVRRVLLALLAAFGVGVLVFTLLRLIPGDVVTQLIGLEGNVSAAQQAEMRRLFGLDQPIWVQFLSWFGALLRGDFGVSLRTDRPVFADLLLRFPVTLQLSAMALLFALLVGLPLGILAALKRGKAADLISSSFVLVGLAAPEFWLAILLILLFSLNLGWFPPNGYVSPGESLIGNLKSLFLPALALSFGLAAATTRIVRASLLDVLSQDYIRTAHAKGLSGGSVVIRHALRNALIPVITVIGLQVGNLLGGAVIIEQLFGLPGIGRFALEGINLRDYPVVQGAVLWIAVSYVLVNVVVDVLYGVIDSRVRYS, from the coding sequence TTGACCGGAGGCTGGCTGGTCCGGCGCGTGCTGCTGGCCCTGCTGGCTGCCTTCGGTGTCGGGGTGCTGGTCTTTACCCTGCTGCGGCTGATCCCCGGCGACGTGGTCACGCAACTGATCGGCCTGGAAGGCAACGTCAGCGCCGCGCAGCAGGCCGAGATGCGCCGCCTGTTCGGCCTGGATCAACCGATCTGGGTCCAGTTCCTGAGCTGGTTCGGGGCGCTGCTGCGTGGCGATTTTGGCGTCAGTCTCCGCACAGACCGCCCCGTCTTCGCTGATTTGCTGCTGCGCTTCCCGGTCACGCTCCAGCTCTCAGCGATGGCCCTGCTGTTCGCCCTGCTGGTGGGCCTGCCGCTGGGCATCCTGGCCGCGCTCAAGCGGGGCAAGGCTGCCGACCTGATCTCCAGCTCCTTTGTCCTTGTCGGCCTGGCCGCGCCGGAGTTCTGGCTGGCGATCCTGCTGATCCTGCTGTTCAGTCTCAACCTGGGCTGGTTCCCGCCCAACGGCTACGTTTCGCCCGGCGAGTCACTGATCGGCAACCTCAAGAGCCTCTTTCTCCCCGCGCTGGCGCTGAGCTTCGGGCTGGCCGCCGCCACCACCCGGATCGTGCGGGCCAGCTTGCTGGACGTGCTGTCACAGGACTACATCCGCACCGCCCACGCCAAGGGACTCAGTGGCGGCTCTGTGGTGATCCGCCACGCGCTGCGCAACGCCCTGATTCCGGTGATTACGGTGATCGGCCTTCAGGTGGGCAACCTGCTGGGCGGGGCCGTGATCATCGAGCAACTGTTTGGCCTCCCTGGAATCGGACGCTTCGCGCTGGAGGGCATCAACCTGCGTGACTACCCGGTGGTGCAGGGCGCGGTGCTGTGGATCGCCGTGAGCTACGTGCTGGTCAACGTGGTGGTAGACGTGCTGTACGGCGTGATCGACAGCCGGGTGCGCTACTCGTGA
- a CDS encoding ABC transporter permease, protein MSAASQPEFAVPRSPVRRAAQLFFRTPSGVVGLALVLLVIICAIFAAQISPYDPVKYLPADRMQGPSARHWLGTDLYGRDLLSRVIYGSRISLSVSVLSVSFALIVGGLLGALAGFYLKWVDTLIMRLTDVLLAFPAILLAIALLAFLGGGFWNLTLAIAVAFTAPFARVVRAAVLRSRDTMFVEASTALGASDTRLLWRHVLPNSLGPILVEVTLRLAYAILGEAALSFLGLGTQPPAPAWGQMIADGRPFLELNAWISVAPGLAIMVTVLGFNLLGDALRDALDPRLGR, encoded by the coding sequence GTGAGCGCTGCCTCTCAGCCCGAATTCGCTGTTCCGCGTTCGCCCGTCCGCCGCGCCGCGCAACTCTTTTTCCGCACGCCCAGCGGTGTGGTGGGGCTGGCCCTGGTGCTGCTGGTGATCATCTGCGCCATCTTCGCCGCCCAGATTTCCCCGTATGACCCGGTAAAATACCTGCCCGCCGACCGGATGCAGGGACCATCGGCCCGGCACTGGCTGGGGACCGATCTGTACGGGCGTGACCTGCTGTCGCGGGTGATCTATGGCAGCCGCATCAGCCTGTCGGTCAGTGTGCTGAGCGTGTCGTTCGCGCTGATCGTCGGCGGGCTGCTGGGCGCACTGGCGGGCTTTTACCTGAAATGGGTGGACACCCTGATCATGCGTCTGACCGACGTGCTGCTGGCATTCCCGGCCATTTTGCTGGCCATCGCCCTGCTGGCCTTCCTGGGCGGCGGCTTCTGGAACCTGACGCTGGCCATCGCGGTGGCCTTCACCGCGCCGTTCGCGCGGGTGGTGCGGGCCGCAGTTCTGCGCAGCCGCGACACCATGTTCGTGGAGGCCAGCACCGCCCTGGGCGCGTCCGACACCCGGCTGCTGTGGCGACACGTCCTGCCCAACTCGCTGGGGCCGATTCTGGTGGAGGTCACGCTGCGGCTGGCCTACGCCATTCTCGGCGAGGCGGCCCTCAGTTTTCTGGGCCTGGGCACGCAGCCGCCCGCCCCCGCCTGGGGCCAGATGATCGCCGATGGACGGCCTTTCCTGGAACTCAACGCCTGGATCTCGGTGGCCCCGGGGCTGGCGATCATGGTCACGGTGCTGGGCTTCAACCTGCTGGGGGACGCCCTGCGCGACGCCCTTGATCCCCGGCTGGGCCGCTAA
- a CDS encoding ABC transporter substrate-binding protein, which produces MFNNKHTVRTLGLSTLLLLTGAATTAQAQTAGGILRAGMQADPVGLDPHVTQATSTRNQLENVYDTLVAFDPSGKIGPSLATKWTTSKDGLTWTFTLRNDVKFHNGRAFEASDVVYSINRIKDPATKSPRSGDFELIKSVTAPNKTTAVITLSKPFSPLLSKLAFSLNVIVPKEAAATLNTKPVGTGPFSFVEYVPQTRMVLKKNPNFWGKDAKGNKLPYLDGITYSYLPDATARVTALRTGNVDWIEYVPSTSIQTLKSDANVNVLGGPAANYRAIFFNVAQKPLDNPKVRRAIAYAINNQEIVDVALLGVGGIASPGTVFPDGSYYAAPDASYGKPNLDKARALLKEAGYPNGFTLDLKVTSTYDFLRVPAEIIQAQLAPIGIKVNINALEWSVFLPDILAKKYTATILGESGQGDPDDYLYTPFASDSGGNLTNFKDATIDKWLDQGRQVADPAARKKLYVDVQKRLVDLSPMVFLYSSTQYEAARKAVQGYAHFPNTSYIGLRTAWLKR; this is translated from the coding sequence ATGTTCAACAATAAGCACACCGTTCGCACCCTCGGCCTCAGCACCCTGCTCCTGCTCACTGGCGCGGCCACCACCGCCCAGGCCCAGACCGCCGGGGGCATCCTGCGCGCGGGGATGCAGGCCGATCCTGTGGGCCTCGATCCTCATGTCACGCAGGCGACGTCCACGCGCAACCAACTGGAAAACGTCTACGACACCCTGGTGGCCTTCGATCCCAGCGGCAAGATCGGGCCGTCGCTGGCCACCAAATGGACCACCAGCAAGGACGGGCTGACCTGGACCTTCACGCTGCGAAATGATGTGAAGTTCCACAACGGACGGGCCTTTGAGGCCAGTGACGTGGTGTATTCCATCAACCGCATCAAGGACCCCGCCACCAAATCCCCGCGCAGCGGCGACTTTGAGCTGATCAAGAGCGTGACCGCGCCGAACAAGACCACCGCCGTGATCACCCTGAGCAAACCGTTCTCGCCGCTGCTGAGCAAGCTGGCCTTCTCGCTGAACGTGATCGTGCCCAAAGAGGCGGCGGCCACCCTCAACACTAAGCCTGTCGGCACCGGCCCCTTCTCTTTTGTCGAATACGTGCCGCAGACCCGCATGGTGCTCAAGAAGAATCCCAACTTCTGGGGCAAGGACGCCAAGGGCAACAAGCTGCCGTACCTCGATGGCATTACCTACTCGTACCTGCCCGACGCCACGGCGCGCGTGACCGCCCTGCGGACCGGCAACGTGGACTGGATCGAGTACGTGCCGTCCACCTCGATCCAGACGCTTAAATCAGATGCCAACGTGAATGTGCTGGGTGGCCCCGCCGCCAATTACCGGGCAATCTTCTTCAACGTGGCGCAAAAACCGCTGGACAATCCCAAGGTGCGCCGCGCCATCGCCTACGCCATCAACAACCAGGAAATCGTGGACGTGGCGCTGCTGGGCGTGGGCGGAATCGCCTCGCCTGGCACGGTGTTCCCGGACGGCAGCTACTACGCCGCGCCAGACGCCAGCTACGGCAAACCCAATCTCGATAAGGCCCGCGCCCTGCTCAAGGAGGCGGGTTACCCGAACGGCTTCACGCTGGACCTCAAGGTGACCAGCACCTACGACTTCCTGCGCGTTCCCGCCGAAATCATCCAGGCCCAGCTCGCTCCCATCGGGATCAAGGTCAACATCAATGCACTGGAATGGAGCGTGTTCCTGCCCGATATCCTGGCGAAGAAATACACCGCCACGATCCTGGGCGAGAGCGGCCAGGGCGACCCGGACGACTACCTGTACACGCCGTTTGCCTCCGACAGTGGCGGCAACCTGACCAACTTCAAGGACGCCACCATCGACAAGTGGCTGGACCAGGGCCGTCAGGTGGCCGATCCGGCGGCCCGCAAGAAGCTGTACGTGGACGTGCAAAAACGTCTGGTGGACCTCTCGCCGATGGTGTTCCTTTACTCCAGTACCCAGTACGAGGCCGCGCGCAAGGCCGTTCAGGGGTACGCGCACTTCCCGAACACCAGCTATATCGGGCTGCGGACCGCCTGGCTCAAACGCTGA